One region of Marivirga arenosa genomic DNA includes:
- a CDS encoding IPExxxVDY family protein produces MDKKMWKDTFTVDFKLLAISSPIPDFQMAWNINQYTNFTLKRVKDHFIELKKDQFLNTSCFQFKTDHVSIKLLKNKLNDSEAKQVFLIPEMKNIDYFLLIQDDTEELQILNVKSTLSKIKNVILVQVLDADRLKSVVNLMT; encoded by the coding sequence ATGGACAAAAAAATGTGGAAAGATACTTTTACGGTTGATTTCAAATTATTAGCCATCTCGTCTCCTATTCCTGATTTTCAAATGGCTTGGAATATTAATCAATATACAAACTTCACATTAAAAAGGGTAAAAGATCATTTTATTGAATTAAAAAAAGATCAATTTCTGAATACTTCATGTTTTCAGTTTAAAACAGACCATGTTTCAATAAAGTTATTGAAAAATAAATTAAATGATAGTGAGGCCAAACAAGTGTTTCTAATTCCTGAGATGAAAAATATTGATTATTTCCTTCTTATTCAAGATGATACGGAAGAATTACAAATACTTAATGTAAAAAGTACACTAAGTAAAATAAAAAATGTAATTTTGGTTCAAGTTTTGGATGCCGATCGCCTAAAATCGGTAGTTAACTTAATGACTTAA
- a CDS encoding sll1863 family stress response protein codes for MDTKDALKQKIFSQYEEWKADFDKLKAETKGAYAEGQLEASPEGKELESKMEEAREILDKIENADEKDWEELKSKAEDQLEGIKSSFEKIKENFK; via the coding sequence ATGGATACTAAAGATGCTTTAAAGCAAAAGATTTTTTCACAATATGAAGAATGGAAAGCAGATTTTGATAAGCTCAAAGCAGAAACAAAGGGTGCATATGCTGAAGGACAACTTGAAGCAAGCCCAGAAGGTAAAGAGCTTGAGTCAAAAATGGAGGAGGCTAGAGAGATTCTTGATAAAATTGAAAATGCTGATGAAAAGGATTGGGAAGAATTAAAGTCGAAAGCAGAGGATCAATTAGAAGGAATTAAAAGTTCTTTTGAAAAGATTAAAGAAAATTTTAAATAA
- a CDS encoding acyl carrier protein: MSEIAQKVKAIIIDKLGVEESEVTAEASFTNDLGADSLDTVELIMEFEKEFNISIPDDQAENIGTVGQAISYLEENVK; encoded by the coding sequence ATGTCTGAAATAGCACAGAAAGTAAAGGCAATTATCATTGACAAACTAGGTGTAGAAGAGTCAGAAGTGACTGCAGAAGCAAGTTTCACCAATGATTTAGGAGCAGATTCACTTGATACAGTGGAATTGATTATGGAATTCGAAAAGGAATTCAATATCTCTATTCCAGATGATCAAGCAGAAAACATTGGTACTGTAGGTCAGGCCATTTCTTACTTAGAAGAAAACGTAAAATAA
- a CDS encoding patatin-like phospholipase family protein, whose protein sequence is MKKHFNTFIYSFPIQLVLNHFKKNQLLLLCWVLLFSIINGGFGKGLGIPYLFLSPEYLNSVSFSSYFIVGLTVGGLIVAFNIATYILDGYKFHFIGVISKPFSKFSLNNSIIPIAFIINYIIQIIHYQMVYEFIGFKDALFLASALPIGISVSIFFLQLYFWFTNKDFREVLAERVEKRIKKLKIGRIAAVKYHKDLKKHDHSVVGYFDLKFRWIKVQHKTNQKIFHVINSIFDQNHLNTVIAEFFIFFIILILGAFRDYPFFQIPAAASAVLFISIILMAIGAITFWFRSWAITGSIAIFFLINHLTTIDFLSKTHYAHGLNYDTTAVAYTQSEIDKIISKKAIDQDKETGLKILNNWRNQFQTKPKMILLTASGGGQRAAYWTMKALQTADSITKGDLFKHTVSISGASGGLIGAAYFRELKYLKEKGENINIYSSEYLSNIGKEALNPIIFSLLTNDIFIRYQYFEYEGFSYPKDRGYAFEQKLNKNLGGILDKRIKDYQQAELSARIPMLFLAPTSVNDGRKLYVTPNSSSYMSKKAIKDDSLNSLMDNRSIDFLRMFEHYNAENLSFLTALRMSASFPYITPNINLPSEPTLEIMDAGLADNFGVSDAVLFLYNFKEWIAENTSGVVILTIRDSKKAAYINDGQNLSIIEKLFTPISNIYNNWSNVQDTRNDLLIEYAHEWFDGNLSHAMLSYDAGIDPSSDNGSNMKHISERASLNWRLTGREKYNIRNAIKSKENQETLEWLNQVLESGK, encoded by the coding sequence ATGAAAAAACACTTTAATACATTTATCTATTCATTTCCGATACAATTGGTATTAAATCATTTTAAAAAAAACCAATTATTACTACTCTGTTGGGTTTTATTATTTTCAATTATAAATGGAGGATTCGGAAAAGGTCTTGGTATCCCCTACTTATTCTTATCACCTGAATATTTAAACTCAGTAAGTTTCTCCAGTTATTTTATTGTTGGCCTCACGGTTGGTGGATTAATCGTTGCCTTCAATATAGCTACTTATATATTAGATGGTTATAAATTCCATTTCATAGGAGTTATTTCAAAGCCATTTTCAAAATTCTCTCTGAATAATTCAATCATTCCAATAGCCTTTATCATAAACTATATCATTCAAATTATCCATTATCAGATGGTTTATGAATTTATTGGATTTAAAGATGCCTTATTCCTAGCCTCCGCTTTACCAATAGGTATTTCTGTATCAATATTTTTCCTGCAGCTTTATTTTTGGTTCACTAATAAAGACTTCAGAGAGGTTTTAGCTGAAAGAGTAGAAAAAAGAATTAAAAAACTTAAAATAGGAAGAATAGCAGCAGTAAAATATCATAAAGACTTAAAGAAGCATGACCATTCGGTTGTAGGTTATTTCGATTTGAAATTCAGATGGATAAAAGTCCAGCACAAAACAAATCAGAAAATATTTCACGTAATCAATAGCATTTTTGACCAGAATCACCTTAATACTGTAATTGCTGAGTTTTTTATCTTTTTCATTATTCTGATTTTGGGCGCTTTTAGAGATTACCCTTTCTTTCAAATACCAGCTGCAGCAAGTGCTGTTTTATTTATCAGTATAATACTAATGGCAATTGGAGCCATTACTTTCTGGTTTAGATCTTGGGCTATAACCGGATCAATCGCTATTTTTTTTCTCATAAATCATCTTACAACCATAGATTTTTTAAGTAAAACACATTATGCACATGGCTTAAATTATGATACAACAGCCGTAGCTTACACACAGTCTGAAATAGATAAAATAATCAGCAAAAAAGCTATTGATCAGGATAAAGAAACAGGTTTAAAAATTTTAAACAATTGGAGAAACCAATTTCAGACAAAACCTAAAATGATATTATTAACGGCCAGTGGTGGCGGACAAAGAGCTGCTTATTGGACCATGAAAGCACTTCAAACTGCAGATAGTATTACGAAAGGTGATCTATTCAAACATACTGTAAGTATATCAGGTGCTTCCGGAGGACTTATTGGGGCTGCTTATTTTAGAGAATTAAAATATTTAAAAGAAAAGGGCGAAAACATAAATATATACAGCTCTGAATATCTTTCAAATATTGGGAAAGAAGCGCTTAACCCTATAATTTTCAGCCTACTGACTAACGATATTTTCATAAGATATCAATATTTTGAGTATGAAGGTTTCAGCTATCCAAAAGACAGAGGATATGCATTTGAGCAAAAGCTAAATAAAAATCTGGGTGGAATTTTAGATAAAAGAATTAAGGATTATCAACAAGCTGAATTAAGTGCTAGAATCCCTATGCTCTTCTTAGCGCCTACTAGTGTAAATGATGGCAGGAAATTATATGTAACTCCTAATAGTAGCTCATATATGTCTAAAAAAGCGATTAAAGATGATTCACTAAATTCATTGATGGACAATCGAAGTATTGATTTCCTTCGGATGTTTGAGCATTATAATGCCGAAAATTTAAGCTTCTTGACAGCTTTAAGAATGAGTGCTTCTTTCCCTTATATTACTCCTAATATCAATTTGCCTAGTGAGCCAACACTAGAAATTATGGATGCCGGTTTGGCCGATAATTTTGGAGTTAGCGATGCCGTTTTATTTCTATACAATTTTAAAGAATGGATTGCGGAAAATACGAGCGGAGTTGTCATCTTAACTATAAGGGATTCTAAAAAAGCAGCCTACATCAATGATGGACAAAATCTGTCCATTATTGAAAAATTATTTACTCCTATCAGTAATATTTACAATAACTGGTCAAACGTACAGGACACCCGAAATGACCTTTTGATTGAGTATGCTCATGAATGGTTTGATGGTAACCTCAGCCATGCCATGTTATCATATGATGCTGGAATTGATCCTTCCAG
- the rnc gene encoding ribonuclease III, translated as MIRRVLSSLKKLNKNDKRLVAAVKSIVGYKPFRLELFRLVTQHSSVAKTLPNGFKASNERLEYLGDAVLGAVVADYLFKKYPFKDEGFLTEIRSRIVNRESLSLLAKKIGIGQMLEADFSKSKYHFKSIYGDMMEAFIGAVYIDRGYKYCKKFIINKLIIPHFDLDEIIENNTNYKSILIEWSQKKNRSLRFDIEDHKQEGMKREFKAVIIIDGEKIAKGAGLNKKKAEQNAAFKACQKLKLS; from the coding sequence TTGATCAGACGCGTTCTTTCTTCTCTCAAAAAATTAAATAAAAATGATAAAAGGCTTGTAGCTGCAGTTAAATCTATTGTCGGCTACAAGCCTTTTCGTTTAGAGCTATTCCGTCTTGTTACTCAACATTCAAGTGTAGCCAAAACATTACCAAATGGATTTAAAGCTTCAAATGAAAGACTGGAGTATTTAGGTGATGCAGTGCTAGGTGCAGTTGTAGCAGATTACCTTTTTAAAAAATATCCTTTTAAAGATGAAGGCTTTCTTACTGAAATCCGATCTCGTATTGTCAACAGAGAATCTTTAAGTTTACTGGCAAAGAAAATAGGAATTGGTCAGATGCTTGAGGCTGATTTTTCTAAAAGCAAATATCACTTTAAGTCGATTTATGGTGATATGATGGAAGCTTTCATTGGTGCGGTTTACATAGATAGAGGATATAAATACTGTAAAAAGTTTATCATCAATAAACTAATTATTCCCCATTTCGATTTAGATGAGATAATTGAAAACAATACTAATTATAAAAGTATTCTCATTGAATGGTCTCAAAAGAAAAATAGATCTTTACGCTTTGATATAGAAGACCACAAACAAGAAGGGATGAAAAGAGAATTCAAAGCCGTGATCATTATTGATGGAGAAAAAATAGCAAAAGGAGCTGGTCTTAATAAAAAGAAAGCAGAGCAAAATGCTGCCTTTAAAGCTTGCCAAAAATTAAAACTGTCTTAG
- the fabF gene encoding beta-ketoacyl-ACP synthase II, producing MNLKRVVVTGLGALTPIGNSVEEYWENLAKGTSGAGPITKFDASKFKTQFACEVKNFKAEDYLDRKEARKMDPFTQYGMITAEQAIQDSKLDLSKINLDRAGVIWGSGIGGLKTFQDEVDNFVSNDRNPRFNPFFIPKMISDICAGLISIKYGFRGPNFVTVSACASATNALIDAYNYIRLGKADIFISGGSEASVTEAGIGGFNAMKALSERNDDPSTASRPFDKDRDGFVLGEGGAALILEEYEHAVARGAKIYAEVIGGGMSADAYHMTAPHPEGLGATNVMKYALEDANIDPTEVDYINVHGTSTPLGDLSESQAIKKVFGDHAYNLNISSTKSMTGHLLGAAGAIEALACIFALEKQIVPPTINHFTDDDQFDSKLNFTFNKAQKREVKTVLSNTFGFGGHNTSIVLRKLD from the coding sequence ATGAATTTAAAAAGGGTAGTTGTAACGGGACTGGGTGCTTTAACACCCATTGGTAATTCTGTCGAAGAATATTGGGAGAACTTGGCTAAGGGTACAAGCGGAGCCGGTCCCATTACTAAATTTGATGCATCCAAATTCAAAACTCAGTTTGCTTGCGAAGTAAAGAACTTCAAAGCTGAGGATTATCTTGATCGCAAGGAAGCCAGGAAAATGGATCCTTTTACTCAGTATGGTATGATTACCGCTGAGCAGGCAATCCAAGATTCTAAGCTTGATTTATCTAAAATTAATTTAGATAGAGCAGGAGTAATCTGGGGTTCTGGTATTGGAGGCTTAAAAACTTTTCAAGACGAGGTAGATAATTTTGTTTCTAATGACAGAAATCCTCGCTTCAATCCATTTTTCATCCCTAAGATGATTTCTGATATCTGTGCAGGGCTCATTTCTATAAAATACGGTTTTAGAGGACCGAATTTTGTAACGGTATCGGCTTGTGCATCAGCAACAAACGCATTGATTGATGCATATAATTACATTAGATTAGGTAAGGCAGATATTTTTATTTCTGGCGGTTCAGAAGCTTCAGTTACTGAAGCTGGAATTGGTGGATTTAACGCAATGAAGGCTTTATCGGAAAGAAATGATGATCCTTCTACTGCATCTAGACCATTTGACAAAGACAGAGATGGTTTTGTATTAGGTGAAGGAGGAGCTGCACTAATTCTAGAGGAATATGAACATGCAGTAGCCAGAGGAGCAAAGATTTATGCTGAAGTAATAGGTGGAGGAATGTCTGCTGATGCTTATCATATGACAGCTCCACATCCAGAAGGACTAGGTGCTACTAATGTGATGAAATATGCATTGGAAGATGCTAATATTGATCCCACTGAAGTTGATTATATCAATGTTCATGGTACATCAACTCCATTAGGAGATTTGAGTGAGTCACAAGCCATTAAGAAAGTATTTGGTGATCATGCTTATAACTTAAATATTAGCTCTACTAAATCAATGACAGGCCACTTATTAGGAGCAGCTGGAGCTATCGAAGCATTAGCTTGTATTTTCGCTTTGGAAAAACAAATAGTACCTCCTACTATTAACCATTTCACTGATGATGATCAATTCGATTCAAAATTGAATTTCACATTTAACAAAGCGCAAAAAAGAGAAGTAAAGACAGTATTAAGTAATACTTTTGGCTTTGGAGGTCATAATACTTCAATTGTTTTAAGAAAGTTAGATTAA
- the pyk gene encoding pyruvate kinase, with the protein MKRENIKFNKSKIVATVGPASNTKEMLQKLVKAGADVFRLNFSHGDHETHQQTLGYIEEINKEWGTNISILQDLQGPKIRLGDIVNGKTVIKEGDEFIITINEIEGDSKKASTTYQGLPSDVKKGDTILIDDGNIQLEVISSDKTDVKTKVIYGGDLKSKKGINLPFTKVSAPSLTEKDLEDLKFGLKNEVDWIALSFVRSAADVLDLKNRIRYNGKDCKVVAKIEKPEALKDIDNIIAATDAVMVARGDLGVEIPMEDVPLAQKMIIKKCNDACKPVIVATQMMESMIENPRPTRAETNDVANAILDGGDAVMLSAESAAGQYPVEAVLSMSNTIASIEKHTSIYHKYGHVHRDSETFFSDNLVQTACKLAEETGAKAIVGMTKSGYTAYRLASHRPKAGIFIFTGNNDLLETINLVWGVRGYIYNNYESTDKTFADIEKILKKDKHVETGDIIILMASMPIKEKNRTNMLKVTEVK; encoded by the coding sequence ATGAAAAGAGAAAACATCAAATTCAACAAATCAAAAATTGTAGCGACAGTTGGCCCTGCTTCCAACACTAAAGAAATGCTACAAAAATTAGTGAAAGCAGGTGCAGATGTTTTTAGATTAAATTTCTCTCATGGCGACCATGAAACTCATCAACAAACATTAGGCTATATTGAAGAAATTAATAAAGAATGGGGAACCAACATCAGTATACTTCAAGATTTACAAGGCCCTAAAATTAGATTAGGGGACATTGTAAATGGTAAAACTGTCATAAAGGAAGGTGATGAATTCATTATTACGATTAATGAGATAGAAGGTGATAGCAAAAAAGCCTCTACCACCTACCAAGGATTACCATCTGATGTTAAAAAAGGAGACACGATCCTGATTGATGATGGTAATATTCAATTAGAGGTGATTTCTTCAGATAAAACTGATGTAAAAACCAAAGTGATTTATGGTGGTGATCTGAAATCCAAAAAGGGTATAAATCTTCCTTTTACAAAAGTTTCTGCTCCAAGTTTAACTGAAAAGGATTTAGAGGACTTAAAATTCGGGCTTAAGAACGAGGTTGATTGGATTGCTTTATCTTTTGTTCGTTCTGCTGCTGACGTTTTAGATTTAAAAAATAGAATCCGCTACAATGGTAAAGATTGTAAAGTAGTTGCTAAAATAGAAAAGCCAGAGGCTCTTAAAGATATTGACAATATCATAGCCGCTACAGACGCTGTTATGGTTGCACGTGGTGATTTAGGAGTAGAAATCCCAATGGAAGATGTTCCGTTAGCACAAAAAATGATCATTAAAAAGTGTAATGATGCTTGCAAACCTGTTATTGTGGCAACCCAAATGATGGAAAGCATGATTGAGAATCCACGCCCTACAAGAGCAGAAACCAATGATGTGGCTAATGCAATTCTTGATGGTGGTGATGCCGTTATGCTATCAGCTGAATCAGCGGCTGGTCAATACCCAGTTGAAGCAGTTTTGAGTATGTCAAACACTATAGCTAGCATTGAAAAACATACTTCTATTTACCATAAATATGGACATGTTCATCGAGATTCAGAAACCTTCTTTAGTGATAACCTGGTACAAACTGCATGCAAATTAGCAGAAGAGACAGGAGCCAAAGCTATAGTTGGGATGACCAAATCTGGTTATACAGCCTACAGGTTAGCAAGCCATAGACCTAAGGCTGGCATCTTTATATTTACAGGAAATAACGATTTACTAGAAACTATCAATTTGGTTTGGGGAGTAAGAGGTTATATTTATAATAACTATGAGAGTACGGATAAAACTTTTGCTGATATAGAAAAAATCCTTAAAAAAGATAAGCACGTTGAAACTGGAGATATTATAATATTGATGGCAAGTATGCCAATTAAGGAGAAGAACAGAACTAATATGTTAAAAGTAACTGAGGTGAAATAA